The genomic window GACGAACACAGCATCAGCCAGCCGACGGTCGGCAGCGACCAGAGCATATAGATCGGAAGTGAGCCGATCAGGAAGCTGATTACCTGGAGGGGATGAGCCAACATCAGCAGCGACCACACACTCACACCGTGCAGTGACAAGGTGATAGCAAACAACAGTAGCATCGCAAAGCCGGTAAGCACGCCACAAGCGATCGCAATGATGGGTGCTGCGATGATCGCGGCGATGACCTTGGATGCAACGGTCTGCGTATTGGAGATTGGCAGGGATTTCCAGAACAGTATGCTGCGATCACGGCGGTCGTCATACAGCGCGCCAAGGCAGTAGAAAAACACGACGAAGCAGAAAACGATGCTGATCAGGAAACTGGCCGAAAGCATGGCCATATCCAGGCCGGAGCCCACCATCTGCATCTGATGCGCATCGAGCGAGTTGATCAGGCGGGGGAGGTTTTCGAGGTCGCCGGCATCACCGAAATGGAAGCCATGATGCACGCCGAAGACTTCGCCGCCGATGATGCCCATGATGTTCAATAGCAGGAACACGCCGCCTGTGATCACCGGGGCCCAGAAGAAGCCGCCGCGATGTTCCCAGAATTCGCGCTTGATCAACCAGTAGACAGTTTTCATGCGTAGGTCCCCTTCATGGTGGCGACGAACAGATCGCTGACAGAGGGGCGGCGGATTTCGCCGAGCGCCTGCAAGCGCGAGTGTTCGATGCCATCGAACAGGAAAATGCTTTTGCCAAATACCTGCCGCTCGTCCATGGGATTGAGCTGGCGTGCAGTGGCGGCCATGTCGGCGCTGCACAGGACTTCGGCGAAGCGTTCGCCGACCGCTTCCATGTCGGTATCGAGCACGATCTTGCCGTCGCGAATGAACATCAGGTCGGTGAGGATGTGTTCGATCTCCTCGACTTGATGGGTGGTGACGATAATCGTCTTGTTATCGTCGAAGTATTCTTCCAGCAGACTCTGGTAGAACTGTTTGCGGTAGAGAATGTCCAGGCCGAGCGTAGGCTCGTCCAGCACCAGAACTCGCGCATCAATGGCCATTACCAACGCCAGATGCAGCTGTACGATCATGCCTTTGGACATTTGCCTTACGCGTTGATCGGGCGTGAGTTTGGTGCGCGCCAGGAAGGCTTCGCATTTGGCGCGGTTGAAGCGTGGATGAATGTTGGCGACGAAATCGACCGCCTCGCGCACGCGTATCCACCGCGGCAGCACCGCAACGTCGGCGATAAAGCACACTTGCTCCATCAACTTGTCGCGCTGGGTGCGTGGGTCCAGTCCCAGCACGCTCAGGTGGCCCTGGAAATCGGTCAGACCCAGCATCGCTTTTAATGCCGTGGTCTTGCCGGCGCCGTTCGGGCCAATCAGGCCCACGATGCGGCCGGGCTGGATATCGAAGCTCACATTGTCCAGCGCAACGGCATTCTTGTAGCGCTTGCTCAGACCGCTGGCGGTGACGACAGCATTCATGAGTGATTCTCCGTATCCTGTGACGCTTCGCGCATCAGGGTTTTCAGGTCCAGGCCCAGGCGCTGCAGGCGTGCATACAGCGCCGGCCATTCCTCGCGCAAGAAGCGCTCGCGCTCAGACTTGAGCAATGCCTCACGGGCTCCATCTGTAACAAACATGCCCAACCCCCTCCTTTTTTCCACAAGTTGATCGTCGACCAGTTCCTGGTACGCCTTGGACACGGTGAGCGGATTGATCTGGAAATCCGCCGCCACCTGACGCACTGACGGCAGCGGGTCGCCCTCGTTCAAGGCGCCGTCCAGGATCATCGCCACAACGCGTTCGCGTAGCTGGCGATAGATCGGGACACTGTCGTTCCAGGTGATGGACATGGATTTATTCCTTGCTGATGCTGGCGAGCTTGGTGTTGCCAAACGAATAGTAGGGCATGGCCAATTGCGCTCCGAGCAGGCTTGCGCCGCTTTCGGACTCGCGCGCGATGGGCGAGTTGGCGATGGTGAGGCTGGCTGTCGTCAGCAGCGCGGCGGCACGCTTGTCTTCCGCTGAGGGGCGCACTTCCACCGGGGCCAGGTTGATGACCTTCACGCCATCGATTTCGGCTACGGGGGCTTTGGGGGTATTCGGGCTCATGGCAATCAGGCTGACCGAGGTGAACAGAACCGCGGCAGTCAAGGCGATCGGATTCGGTGCTTTCATGACGGCTCTCCTTAGTGATCTCGTGGACCGGTGTTGTAGTGAACTATAACACCATCTACGCAGGTGTCAACGACGACCGGATATGACTGATGGCCTAGGTCGAGCTAACCGCGAAATGGCGCTGGGCTGGGGTTCCTGGCCCGAGACATAGCCTGCGCCGCCACCGCACGAAGCGGCAGCGGCGGGTGTCAGGTATCCGCCCTGACAGGTATCAGCAGGTGGGGATCAGCGGCGGGAGGTGCGCGGCCGAGCGGGGCGCATCACGCGCCGGCGGAGCAGGGCTGACTGCAACACGCTTACGCTTCCAGCGCCGGCCCAGTAAAGGCACAGGCCGGCGCTGAGGTGCCAGGTGACTAGAAAGACGACAACCACCGGCAGCCAGTGCAGCAGCGTGCGCGCCTGTTCTGGCATCGTTGGATGAAGCAGCATGGCGGCGCAGGTCAACAGGGTTGCGATCAGTGTGAGCCAGATGTCCGGGCGCATCAGCTTCCCGATCCATAGAAACGCGCCTGCGCCAGCAACACTCTGGCGGATGGCCGCATAAAGGCCGGCGCCGAGCGGAGCCTGCACCATAGCCGTAAGCATTCCGCTCCCCCATCCGCTGGTCATGCCGTGTTGCCGGTAGAGATCCTGCACGGCGCCGGTGTAAGCGGCTGGATCTTTGGCGTGACGCTCGCGCAAGCGCTCAAGCTCGGGTTTCAGCTTCAACAGCTTGCGCTGGCGATGCCAGGATTGCTCGGCGGCGTGCAATGTCATCGGCAGCAGAAGCAATCGCACGGAGATCGCCATGGCGATGATGGCAAGGCCATAGCTGCCATCCAGCCCGTGGGCGAGTTGTGTCAGCAGCCCGGAAAGTCCATCTACGAACATCGACCACATGGCAGTGCTCCCTGTGCATTGCGCCTGTCCTGGCCAGATGGGCCTGAACGGATGTGATTCAAGCCTGTCGCGTGCTCGCTGGCGCAGTCAGCTAAAATCACGGATTGCATGAGGGAGCACGACAACGATGTGGTACGCCATCCTTGGCACGGATCATCCTGACTCGCTTGATCGCCGCATGGCGGCGCGCAGCGCCCATCTGGCTCGGCTGGAGGCCTTGCAGCAACAAGGTCGCCTGTTGCTGGCCGGCCCCTTTCCGGCGATTGACGCCGAGCAACCCGGCCCCGCCGGTTTCACCGGTAGCCTGATCGTGGCCGAGTTCGCCTCCCTGGCCGACGCCGAGCAATGGGCCAAGGCCGATCCCTATGTCGAGGCTGATGTGTATGCCAATGTCAGCGTCAAGCCTTTCCGCAAGGTGCTTCCTGCATGACCGCGGCGATGGTCGAGGAAATCCGCCAGCGCCTCACGGCGGCGCTACATCCCGTTGAACTGGAAGTGCTGGACGAGGGCCATAAGCACGCCGGACATGCCAATGAGGGTAAAGGGCATTTCCACGTACGCATCGTCAGCCCCGCTTTTGCCGGGGCTTTGCCGATCAAGCGGCACCGGCTGGTGTATGCGGCGCTGGGAGAGCTGATGGACAACGGGATTCATGCGCTGTCCATTGACGCCAAGGCGCCGGATTGAGCCGAATCAATCACTTGTCCGTGCTTTCCCGGATCTGTTCACGGTCCGGACGCATTGCGGCGCTGTCCCACGTTTGGCACAGTGACCCATCGCCCGCGCTTGTGGGCCATCCCTATTTGAGCTGCTGATCTGCATGCGTCTAACCACGATCAAACTCGCCGGATTCAAATCCTTCGTCGATCCGACCACGTTGCACCTGCCTACCAATATGACTGGTGTGGTGGGACCCAATGGTTGCGGCAAGTCCAACATCATCGACGCCATCCGGTGGGTGATGGGCGAAAGTGCGGCCAGCCGCTTGCGCGGCGACTCGATCACCGACGTGATCTTCTCCGGCTCGAATGCGCGCAAGCCAGTGGGGCAGGCGACAGTCGAGCTGATCTTCGATAACTCCGACGGCACCATTCAGGGCGAATACGCCCAGTACGCCGAAATCTCGGTGAAGCGCCAGGTGACGCGCGACGGGCAATCGGCGTATTTCCTCAATGGTGCGCGCTGCCGCCGCCGCGATATCACGGACCTGTTCCTCGGCACGGGTCTTGGGCCGCGCAGCTACTCGATCATCGAGCAGGGCATGATCAGCCAGATCATCGAAGCTCACCCTGAAGAGTTGCGTACGCATCTGGAAGAAGCTGCCGGTATTTCCAAATACAAGGAACGCCGCAAGGAAACCGAAAGCCGAATCAAGGCAACGCGCGAGAACCTCGATCGTGTGCGTGACGTACGCGACGAAGTGGACAAGCAACTGGAGCATCTCAATCGCCAGGCTCGTGCTGCCGAGCGATGGAAGGGCTACAAGGAAGAGCAGACCCGCAAGGAAGCCGAGCTGCGCGCCTTGGAATACCGTGGGCTGAAGAGCCAGCATGAAGGGCAGGGACAAGGGCTTTCCGCCGCCGAGATCGACATCGAAAAACGGCTGGCCACTCAGCGCCAGATCGAATCACAGATCGAAAGCGCGCGTGAACGCCATACTGAGACCAGCGAGCATCTGAATACGGTGCAGGCTGAGGTCTACAAGGTGGGTGCGGAGATTGCGCGCGTCGAACAGCAAGTTCGCTACAACCGCGAAACCGCCGACCGCTTGCAGCGAGCGCAGGCGGATGCCGAACGTGAGCATGGTGAGCTGGCCGCCCACATCGCCACCGACCGCGAGCAGATCGAAACGCTGCGTCTGGCTTTGTCCGAGGGGGAGCCGAAGCTGGAATCCCTGCAGCAAATGCAGGATGAAACCGCCGAGTCGCAACGCGAAACCGAAACCAAACTGGCAGATTGGCAGCAACGCTGGGATACCTACACCCGCACTGCCGGCGAGGCGAGCCGCGCCGCGGAAGTCGAGCGCACCAAGCTGGCGTATCTCGATCGCCAATCGATGGATCTTGGTAAGCGCAAGGAAACACTGGAAAACGAGCAAAAAGCCACCGACGTAGCGGCGCTCGATGCGGCCGCCGAGCAGCTACACAACGAGCACGATATGCAGCGCGAGCGCGTGGAATCGCTCGGCGGTGTGCTCGATCAGCACAAGCTGTCCTACGAAAAGGTGCTCGACGAAGAGCGTCAAGTACAAAGTGTATTGAACGAAGCGCGTCAGCAACTGCAGACGGCACGCGGTCGCCTCGCTTCGCTGGAGGCCTTGCAGCATGCCGCACTGGGCCAGGAAGAGAGCGCTTCCAGCACTTGGCTTGCGCAGTTCGGCCTCGATAAGAAACGCCGCCTGGGCGAAGTGCTACAGGTCGAGGCTGGTTGGGAAACGGCTGTCGAAACGGTGCTGTCCGGTTTCATCGACAGCGTTCTAGTCGACGGCGCACATGATCTGGCGCGTGAACTTCACGCGCTGAAAGATGCCGATGTCGCCCTGTTGGATGCGGCCGAAGGCGGCGTTGCCACGGCCGGTACGCTGGCGGCTCATGTACGCGGTCCTGCATCGGCGATGGCCATTCTGGGCCACGTGCTTATTGCTGAAACGATCGAGGAGGCGCATCAGCGCGTATCGGGACTTTCCGCGCTGGCGCCTTATCAGTCGGTGATTACCCGCAGCGGCGAATGGCTGGGACCGGGCTGGGCTCGCGTGCGCCGTGCGCAGGGCAATCAGGTTGGCGTGCTGGCGCGTGAGCGTGAAATCCGTGTGCTCACGGAACAGACCGAATCGCTGCAGGCACAGATCGAAGAAGCCTCGGCGCGGCTCGATATCCTGCGCACCAGCAAGTTCGAAACCGAGCGTGCTCGCGATGATGCGCAGCGCGAGTTGTACAACACACATCGCCGTCAGTCTGAGCTGGCCGGACAGCTGCAGAGCCATCGCGGCAAGGTCGAAACCGCTCGCGCCCGCTCAGAAAAAGTGGCTGGAGAGATTTCTGCGCTGATCGAGCAAATGGAAGAGCTGCAGGGACAGACGCGCGATGCCCGTGCGCGTCTGGATGAGTCGGTCAACAACATGGGCGATCTGGAAGATCAGCGCCGTGAGCTGGAAAACGAGCGGCGTGCGCTGCTCGAAGCCCGCGAAGAAGCACGCATGAACGCGCGCGAAGCGGCCGATCAAGCGCATGCGCTGGCACTGAGCATGGAGTCCAAACGTTCCTCGCTCACCTCGCTGGAGCAAGCGCTGGGACGTATGGATAGCCAGATCCGCGTGATCGAAGCGCGCCGCACCGAAATCGCCGAACAACTTGAGGCGGGCTCCGATCCCATTGCCGAACTGGAAGCCGAGCGCCAGACTTATCTCGATCAGCGTTTGCTGGTGGATCGCCAGTTGGTCGAGGCGCGTCGCGCGATGGAAGATTGCGACATCGAAGTCCGCAAGCTGGAACAACAGCGGCACAGCGTAGAGCAGGAGCTTTCAGGTCTACGCGAAAAGATATCCGAGCAGAAACTCGCAGCGCAGGCACTGCAGATGCGCGCAGATCAGCTGGCTGAGGCGATCACGGCGTCGGGGCTGGATCTGGAAACTTTGCTGGCCGAATTGGCTGAGGATGTCGACGCGACACAATGGCGTCAGCAACTGGCCGATCTCGCCCAGAAGATCGCGCGGCTGGAACCGGTCAACCTGGCCGCGATCCAGGAGCATGCCGAGCAGAGCGAACGCAAAACCTATCTCGACAATCAGCTCAACGATCTGACCAGCGCAATGGAAACGCTGGAAAATGCCATCAAGAAGATCGATCGCGAGACACGCCAGCGTTTCAAGGAAACCTTCGATCGCGTCAACGCAGGTGTGCAGGAGTTGTTCCCTCGTCTGTTCGGTGGTGGTCACGCCTATCTGGAACTGACGGGCGACGATCTGCTTAGCACGGGCGTATCGATCATGGCTCGTCCGCCGGGCAAGCGCGTATCCAATATCACGCTGCTTTCCGGTGGCGAGAAAGCGCTGACTGCAGTGTCACTGGTGTTCGCGATCTTCGCCCTGAATCCTGCGCCGTTCTGCTTGCTGGACGAGGTGGATGCGCCGCTCGATGAAGCGAACGTGGGTCGTTTCTCGAACATGGTGCGCGAGATGAGTGAAAAGGTGCAGTTCATTTTCGTCAGCCACAACAAGGCCACCATGGAAGCGGCCAGCCAGCTTTGCGGCGTTACCATGCGCGAGCCGGGTGTTTCGCGCCTCGTGCAGGTTGATCTTGCCGAGGCGGCCAAACTGGCCGGCGCCGCTTGAGGAGTGTGATCATGATGCCTGCAACCGAATTGGCACTGGCTTGGAATCCATGGGTCGGCATTCCGCTGACGATCATCGGCGCGATCTTGCTCGTGCTGGTGTGGCTGTTCGGTGAGCCCAGGAGAGAGCAGGGCAAGCGTCGCCCCGTGCCGGAGCCAAGCATGGAGCGGCGTGAGCCGACGCTGGGCGGTTCGGGCGAGCAAGACGATGCCTTCCCGGATAGGGATGACGATCGCCGCGATCCGCTGTTTTCCGCATCGTCGCCTCAGCAAGGCGAGCTGGATGTCGGTTTGCGTGAAGAATTGGAAAAGCTGGGTGCGGCGCTGGCGAACGAGCGCCATGGCTCCGCGCAGATGCCCAAGCCCACTGGTCACGCCGCATCTATTGTCGAGGTACTGCGTGCGCCGTCGCAGCCGGTAAATCCGCCGGAACCATCGCCGCAACCCGCTGCATTTATGCCATCGGCACCAGTGGAAGCGTATGAGCCTCCTGTTGCCGCGCCGGCTCCTGTTCCCACTCCCGCGGCAGCGGTTCCAGCACCGGCACCCACGCCACGCATTCCGCCACGTTCCGACCTGGGCAAACGTCCTTCGCAGTTGCCCGTCGAGCGCATTGTTACGTTGTTTGTGGTGGCTCGCGAAGGGCATGTCTTCAACGGTGCCGATCTGATCGTCGCTGCCGAAAAAGCGGGTCTTGAATACGGCGACATGGGCATTTACCACCGCCTGGTCGATGGCCGGCGCGAAGTGGGGCCCATCTTCAGTGTCGCTAACATGCTCAAGCCGGGCAGCTTCGACCTCACTCGAGTCGACACATTGCGCTCGCCAGGATTGAGTTTCTTCATGGCGCTTCCGGGGGCCGTCACTGCACTGGATGCCTGGGATGCGATGTTGCCGACGGCACAGCGTCTGGCGGAATTGCTGGACGGCCAAGTGCTGGACGAAGAGCGCAACGCGCTCGGACGACAGCGCATTGCGCATATTCGCGACGAATTGCGCGGCTGGGATCGTGATCACGATGGTGGCGAAATCCGTTTTGGCCGCTGATCGCGTGACATTCGCGCAAAAAAAAAGAGCGCCCTTTATGGGCGCTCTGTGAAACTAAGCTAAGGCCAGTGTTTTGTCTGACCGTTCGCTCGATCAGGCGGCTTTGCTGGTCAGCTGGCCAATCGTGATATGAGCGGCGGCCACCGCGTTGGTCTTGTGTTCGGCGCTGAGGTTTACGCCTTCGGCGCGAATGAACTCCACATCCGTCACGCCAAGGAAGCCGAGCACGGTGCGCAGATAGGTCTCCTGGAAATCCATGGCCGTCGCCGGACCGGCGCTGTAAACGCCGCCGCGCGAAGAAACCACGATCACGCGCTTGCCGGTCGCCAGGCCCTGCACGCCGGACTCGGAATAGCGGAAGGTTTTGCCAGCGACGGCGATGCGATCGATCCAGGCCTTCAGCTGGCTGGGGATCGAAAAGTTGTACATCGGGGCGCCGATTACGATGACATCAGCGGCCAGGAATTCTTCCATCACCGCCTCGCCCAGCTTGGCGGCTTCGCTTTGGGCATCGACGACTGGCGTCCAATGCGGCAGGGCGTGGGTGGCGAGGTCGCGATAGGTCGCGCTGGTGTTGGGGTTTTCGCGGGTGATCTGGGCGACCACGGCGGCGGTCAGCGCGCGCGATACGGAGTGCTGACCCAGCGGGCTTGCGTCAAGATGCAGCAGTTTCATGATGATATCTCGAGTCCAGTCGGGCAGTCCGACGTTGGAAACAAGATAGATTCAGGACAAACGAACGATAAGATAGGTCTTTCTGAACTTATTGTTCCGAATGGGAAACGACAATGACGGCTTTACCGGGTGCCATGCAGGATCTGAACGACCTGTATTTCTTTGCGGCGGTGGTCGAGCACGGTGGTTTCTCCGCCGCGGGCCGGGCTTTGGGCGTGCCCAAGTCCCGGCTCAGCAAGCGTATCGCCCAGTTGGAAGACCGGCTGGGAGTGCGACTGTTGCAGCGAACCACGCGCCGCTTCGTGGTTACCGAGGTGGGCGAGCGCTTCTACAGCCATTGCCGGGCTGTTCTGGAAGAGGCGCAGGCAGCCCAGGACGCCGTCGAGGAACTGCGGGCTGAGCCGCGCGGAGTGGTCAGGTTGAGTTGTCCGGTCTCGATCGCGCAGACGGTGCTGGCGCACATCCTGCCGGAGTTCATGGTGCAGTACCCAAAGCTGCAGGTAAGGGTGCTATCGAACAACCGCCGTGTAGACCTGATCAATGAAGGCTTTGATCTCGCTATCCGCGTACGCAACAAGCTCGATACCGACGCCAACATGATCGTGCGCAGTTTCAGCCAGGCGCGCGTGCTGCCGGTGGCCAGCCCGACCTTGCTCAAGGCGCACGGTCATCCCAAGCATCCAGAAGACCTTGCGCGCTTGCCGGCATTGTCCATGCAGGAGCACGAAGGCGCGCAGATCTGGGAGCTAATCGATGCGAACGGCGACCGGGTCAGCGTGGAAGTGCAGGCGCGTTTGATCACGGGTGATTTCGCGGTGTTGCTCCAGGCGGCACGAGCCGGAATGGGTGTCACATTGCTGCCAGAATTTGTTTGCGCGCCGGCCATTACGGCTGGAGAGCTGGAAGTGGTGCTGCCCGATTGGAGCGCGCCAC from Dyella caseinilytica includes these protein-coding regions:
- a CDS encoding BolA family protein; translation: MTAAMVEEIRQRLTAALHPVELEVLDEGHKHAGHANEGKGHFHVRIVSPAFAGALPIKRHRLVYAALGELMDNGIHALSIDAKAPD
- a CDS encoding ABC-2 transporter permease — protein: MKTVYWLIKREFWEHRGGFFWAPVITGGVFLLLNIMGIIGGEVFGVHHGFHFGDAGDLENLPRLINSLDAHQMQMVGSGLDMAMLSASFLISIVFCFVVFFYCLGALYDDRRDRSILFWKSLPISNTQTVASKVIAAIIAAPIIAIACGVLTGFAMLLLFAITLSLHGVSVWSLLMLAHPLQVISFLIGSLPIYMLWSLPTVGWLMLCSSWARSKPFLWAVVIPVALGVILSWFHILGLLDVRSDWYWREILARVLFSVFPGGWFKDTGLVQIGHDPQAISDFFSLSNAYSVLAKPDIWIGAVAGVAMLALSVWFRRWRDDS
- a CDS encoding YidC/Oxa1 family membrane protein insertase; amino-acid sequence: MWSMFVDGLSGLLTQLAHGLDGSYGLAIIAMAISVRLLLLPMTLHAAEQSWHRQRKLLKLKPELERLRERHAKDPAAYTGAVQDLYRQHGMTSGWGSGMLTAMVQAPLGAGLYAAIRQSVAGAGAFLWIGKLMRPDIWLTLIATLLTCAAMLLHPTMPEQARTLLHWLPVVVVFLVTWHLSAGLCLYWAGAGSVSVLQSALLRRRVMRPARPRTSRR
- a CDS encoding FMN-dependent NADH-azoreductase — encoded protein: MKLLHLDASPLGQHSVSRALTAAVVAQITRENPNTSATYRDLATHALPHWTPVVDAQSEAAKLGEAVMEEFLAADVIVIGAPMYNFSIPSQLKAWIDRIAVAGKTFRYSESGVQGLATGKRVIVVSSRGGVYSAGPATAMDFQETYLRTVLGFLGVTDVEFIRAEGVNLSAEHKTNAVAAAHITIGQLTSKAA
- a CDS encoding GntR family transcriptional regulator, translating into MSITWNDSVPIYRQLRERVVAMILDGALNEGDPLPSVRQVAADFQINPLTVSKAYQELVDDQLVEKRRGLGMFVTDGAREALLKSERERFLREEWPALYARLQRLGLDLKTLMREASQDTENHS
- a CDS encoding YciI family protein, producing the protein MWYAILGTDHPDSLDRRMAARSAHLARLEALQQQGRLLLAGPFPAIDAEQPGPAGFTGSLIVAEFASLADAEQWAKADPYVEADVYANVSVKPFRKVLPA
- the smc gene encoding chromosome segregation protein SMC, encoding MRLTTIKLAGFKSFVDPTTLHLPTNMTGVVGPNGCGKSNIIDAIRWVMGESAASRLRGDSITDVIFSGSNARKPVGQATVELIFDNSDGTIQGEYAQYAEISVKRQVTRDGQSAYFLNGARCRRRDITDLFLGTGLGPRSYSIIEQGMISQIIEAHPEELRTHLEEAAGISKYKERRKETESRIKATRENLDRVRDVRDEVDKQLEHLNRQARAAERWKGYKEEQTRKEAELRALEYRGLKSQHEGQGQGLSAAEIDIEKRLATQRQIESQIESARERHTETSEHLNTVQAEVYKVGAEIARVEQQVRYNRETADRLQRAQADAEREHGELAAHIATDREQIETLRLALSEGEPKLESLQQMQDETAESQRETETKLADWQQRWDTYTRTAGEASRAAEVERTKLAYLDRQSMDLGKRKETLENEQKATDVAALDAAAEQLHNEHDMQRERVESLGGVLDQHKLSYEKVLDEERQVQSVLNEARQQLQTARGRLASLEALQHAALGQEESASSTWLAQFGLDKKRRLGEVLQVEAGWETAVETVLSGFIDSVLVDGAHDLARELHALKDADVALLDAAEGGVATAGTLAAHVRGPASAMAILGHVLIAETIEEAHQRVSGLSALAPYQSVITRSGEWLGPGWARVRRAQGNQVGVLAREREIRVLTEQTESLQAQIEEASARLDILRTSKFETERARDDAQRELYNTHRRQSELAGQLQSHRGKVETARARSEKVAGEISALIEQMEELQGQTRDARARLDESVNNMGDLEDQRRELENERRALLEAREEARMNAREAADQAHALALSMESKRSSLTSLEQALGRMDSQIRVIEARRTEIAEQLEAGSDPIAELEAERQTYLDQRLLVDRQLVEARRAMEDCDIEVRKLEQQRHSVEQELSGLREKISEQKLAAQALQMRADQLAEAITASGLDLETLLAELAEDVDATQWRQQLADLAQKIARLEPVNLAAIQEHAEQSERKTYLDNQLNDLTSAMETLENAIKKIDRETRQRFKETFDRVNAGVQELFPRLFGGGHAYLELTGDDLLSTGVSIMARPPGKRVSNITLLSGGEKALTAVSLVFAIFALNPAPFCLLDEVDAPLDEANVGRFSNMVREMSEKVQFIFVSHNKATMEAASQLCGVTMREPGVSRLVQVDLAEAAKLAGAA
- a CDS encoding LysR substrate-binding domain-containing protein → MTALPGAMQDLNDLYFFAAVVEHGGFSAAGRALGVPKSRLSKRIAQLEDRLGVRLLQRTTRRFVVTEVGERFYSHCRAVLEEAQAAQDAVEELRAEPRGVVRLSCPVSIAQTVLAHILPEFMVQYPKLQVRVLSNNRRVDLINEGFDLAIRVRNKLDTDANMIVRSFSQARVLPVASPTLLKAHGHPKHPEDLARLPALSMQEHEGAQIWELIDANGDRVSVEVQARLITGDFAVLLQAARAGMGVTLLPEFVCAPAITAGELEVVLPDWSAPQGVMHFVYPSRRGMLPGVRALVDFLAERLPEATRVKHEQCMKRPLESMDLAGTPMP
- the zipA gene encoding cell division protein ZipA is translated as MPATELALAWNPWVGIPLTIIGAILLVLVWLFGEPRREQGKRRPVPEPSMERREPTLGGSGEQDDAFPDRDDDRRDPLFSASSPQQGELDVGLREELEKLGAALANERHGSAQMPKPTGHAASIVEVLRAPSQPVNPPEPSPQPAAFMPSAPVEAYEPPVAAPAPVPTPAAAVPAPAPTPRIPPRSDLGKRPSQLPVERIVTLFVVAREGHVFNGADLIVAAEKAGLEYGDMGIYHRLVDGRREVGPIFSVANMLKPGSFDLTRVDTLRSPGLSFFMALPGAVTALDAWDAMLPTAQRLAELLDGQVLDEERNALGRQRIAHIRDELRGWDRDHDGGEIRFGR
- a CDS encoding ABC transporter ATP-binding protein; the protein is MNAVVTASGLSKRYKNAVALDNVSFDIQPGRIVGLIGPNGAGKTTALKAMLGLTDFQGHLSVLGLDPRTQRDKLMEQVCFIADVAVLPRWIRVREAVDFVANIHPRFNRAKCEAFLARTKLTPDQRVRQMSKGMIVQLHLALVMAIDARVLVLDEPTLGLDILYRKQFYQSLLEEYFDDNKTIIVTTHQVEEIEHILTDLMFIRDGKIVLDTDMEAVGERFAEVLCSADMAATARQLNPMDERQVFGKSIFLFDGIEHSRLQALGEIRRPSVSDLFVATMKGTYA